A portion of the Carya illinoinensis cultivar Pawnee chromosome 11, C.illinoinensisPawnee_v1, whole genome shotgun sequence genome contains these proteins:
- the LOC122282375 gene encoding uncharacterized protein LOC122282375 — protein MDKSWMNLHDRLRSAEYAGGVEQFLTLARNHAAGSDHIRCPCRVCANNIWLPISEVETHLFITGINPNYTDWIFHGEKEVWNVTDDEDNVEAVSDEAEYIDDIDEMLDDFRAGTFGEGTSSNPIHDGPTPIPNINQSNTFEKLLNDARQPLFEGCTQFSQLSFIVKLQHIKTIGGWSIKSFDMLLELLRSAFPNAVLPRSYQESRSLQRGLCFTYTKIHACRNDCILFWREHSNLNECPKCGVSRWMSTTHNKRPIPQKVLRHFPLKPRLQRLFMSQKTASDMRWHKEQRTDDDINMRHPADSEVWKAFDKEHSWFAQDSRNVRLGLASDGFNPFNNMAKPYSIWPVILVPYNLPPWLCMKDAFFMTSLIIPGPKSPGNEIDVYLQPLVDELNDLWENGVATYDASTKTNFLLHAALLWTINDFPAYGNLSGWSTKGKLTCPTCNLGTDSMWLT, from the coding sequence atggacaaaagttggatgaatcTCCATGATAGGCTTAGATCAGCTGAATATGCAGGAGGTGTTGAGCAGTTCCTCACATTGGCAAGAAACCATGCAGCTGGAAGTGACCACATTCGGTGTCCGTGCCGTGTATGTGCTAATAACATTTGGTTACCTATAAGTGAGGTGGAAACTCACTTGTTCATTACAGGGATTAATCCTAACTACACAGACTGGATATTTCACGGGGAGAAGGAAGTATGGAATGTGACCGATGATGAGGATAATGTTGAGGCCGTTAGTGATGAAGCAGAATACATTGATGACATagatgagatgttagatgactTCAGGGCTGGGACGTTCGGTGAAGGAACCTCGAGCAACCCCATCCATGATGGCCCGACTCCTATACCtaacatcaatcaaagcaacACATTTGAGAAACTATTAAATGATGCCCGACAGCCACTCTTTGAGGGTTGTACTCAGTTTTCCCAACTCTCCTTCATTGTGAAGTTGCAACATATTAAAACAATTGGGGGCTGGTCAATAAAATCATTTGACATGTTACTTGAGTTGTTGAGGTCTGCATTTCCTAATGCTGTCTTGCCACGCTCATACCAGGAGTCACGATCATTGCAGCGGGGTTTGTGCTTTACATACACCAAAATTCATGCTTGCCGTAATGACTGCATTTTATTCTGGAGGGAACATTCCAACCTAAATGAGTGCCCTAAATGTGGGGTTTCACGGTGGATGTCAACCACACACAACAAACGCCCAATCCCTCAGAAGGTCCTACGTCATTTCCCCTTAAAGCCAAGGTTACAGCGGCTATTCATGTCACAGAAGACAGCTTctgatatgagatggcataaagagcaacGAACAGATGATGACATCAATATGAGGCATCCAGCTGATTCTGAGGTCTGGAAGGCATTTGATAAGGAGCATAGTTGGTTTGCTCAAGATTCTCGAAATGTTCGGCTGGGTTTAGCAagtgatggattcaacccttttaaCAATATGGCTAAACCTTATAGTATATGGCCTGTAATCCTCGTTCCATATAACTTGCCTCcatggttatgcatgaaagatgcCTTCTTTATGACGTCTCTCATTATTCCTGGTCCAaaatcaccaggaaatgaaatagatgtcTACTTGCAGCCTTTGGTAGATGAGTTGAATGATCTTTGGGAAAACGGGGTTGCTACATATGATGCCTCTACCAAGACTAATTTCTTACTTCACGCAGCTTTATTGTGGACAATCAACGACTTCCCAGCATATGGTAACCTTTCCGGGTGGTCAACCAAAGGGAAACTGACGTGTCCGACATGCAATTTGGGCACAGATTCTATGTGGTTGACCTAG